From a single Chlorocebus sabaeus isolate Y175 chromosome X, mChlSab1.0.hap1, whole genome shotgun sequence genomic region:
- the DDX53 gene encoding DEAD box protein 53: MSHRAPEWKRAEANPRDLGARWDARGSRGSGWSGPFGHQGPRTAGSREPPLCFKIKNNMVGAVIGHSGSKIKDLQHSTNTKIQIIKGESEALVRIFGNREMKAKAKAIIETLTRKQKSYNSESSVDNAASQPPTGINLGRNDIAGEAQPLSNWDRIGAAVMECENRKWADLPPVKKNFYIESKATSCMSEMQVINWRKENFNIICDDLKSDEKRLIPKPTCRFKDAFQQYPDLLKSITRVGLVKPTPIQSQAWPIILQGIDLIEVAQTGTGKTLSYLMPGFIHVDSQPLSREQRNGPGMLVLTPTRELALQVEAECSKYSYKDLKSICICGGRNRIGQIEDISKDVDIIIATPGRLNDLQMNNSVNLRSITYLVMDEADKMLDMEFEPQIMKILLDVRPDRQTVMTSTTWPDTVRRLARSYLKDPMIVYVGNLNLAAVNTVKQNIIVTTEEEKRALTQEFIENMSPNDKVIMFVSKKHIADDLSSDFNIQGISVESLHGNSEQSDKERALEDFESGNIKILITTDLVARGLDVNDVTHVYNYDFPWNIEEYVHRVERIGRAGKTGTSVILVTQRDAKMAGELIKILERANQSVPEDLVVIAEQYKLNQQKRDTETRSRKPGQRRKKFHYRLS, encoded by the coding sequence ATGTCCCACCGGGCCCCAGAGTGGAAGAGAGCGGAGGCTAATCCAAGAGACCTTGGGGCCAGATGGGATGCCAGGGGCAGCAGAGGCAGTGGCTGGAGTGGCCCCTTCGGCCATCAGGGACCGAGAACAGCAGGCTCCCGTGAACCACCACTCtgctttaaaataaagaacaacatGGTTGGTGCGGTCATTGGTCACAGTGGatcaaaaataaaagatctaCAACATTCGACAAACACTAAAATACAGATTATAAAGGGGGAATCAGAAGCATTAGTCAGAATTTTTGGCAACAGGGAAATGAAAGCAAAAGCCAAAGCTATTATAGAAACACttactagaaaacaaaaaagctacaACTCAGAATCCAGTGTGGATAATGCTGCATCCCAACCCCCTACTGGAATAAATCTAGGCAGAAATGACATTGCTGGAGAAGCTCAGCCATTGTCAAATTGGGATCGAATTGGGGCAGCAGTCATGGAGTGCGAAAACAGAAAATGGGCAGATCTACCACCAGTTAAGAAAAATTTTTACATAGAATCCAAAGCAACAAGCTGCATGTCTGAAATGCAGGTAATTAACTGGAGAAAGGAAAATTTCAACATAATATGTGATGACTTGAAAAGTGATGAAAAGCGTCTCATCCCAAAACCAACTTGTAGGTTTAAAGACGCTTTTCAGCAATACCCTGATCTTCTGAAAAGCATAACAAGGGTAGGGTTGGTAAAGCCAACGCCAATTCAGTCACAGGCATGGCCAATTATTCTACAAGGAATAGATCTTATAGAAGTTGCACAAACCGGAACAGGGAAAACATTGTCCTATTTAATGCCTGGGTTTATTCATGTTGATTCTCAACCATTATCTAGAGAGCAAAGGAATGGGCCTGGGATGCTAGTCCTTACACCCACTAGAGAGTTGGCTCTTCAGGTGGAAGCTGAATGTTCGAAGTATTCATATAAAGATCTAAAAAGCATTTGCATATGTGGTGGTAGAAACAGAATTGGACAAATAGAAGACATTAGTAAAGATGTAGATATAATTATTGCAACTCCTGGGAGGCTGAATGACCTACAAATGAATAACTCTGTCAACCTAAGAAGCATAACCTACTTAGTTATGGATGAGGCAGATAAAATGCTGGATATGGAATTTGAACCCCAGATAATGAAGATTTTATTAGATGTGCGCCCAGACCGGCAGACTGTTATGACAAGTACAACTTGGCCAGATACCGTTCGTCGACTGGCACGTTCTTATTTGAAAGATCCTATGATTGTTTATGTTGGTAATCTGAATCTAGCTGCTGTAAATACAGTGAAGCAAAATATAATTGTTACCACAGAAGAAGAAAAACGAGCTCTCACCCAAGAATTCATAGAGAACATGTCACCCAATGACAAAGTCATCATGTTTGTCAGCAAAAAACATATTGCTGATGACTTATCAAGTGACTTCAATATCCAAGGCATATCTGTAGAATCATTACATGGCAACAGTGAACAGAGTGATAAAGAGCGAGCATTAGAGGACTTTGAAAGTGGAAACATAAAGATACTGATTACAACTGATTTAGTAGCCCGAGGTCTTGATGTTAATGATGTCACACATGTATATAATTACGATTTCCCATGGAATATTGAAGAATATGTACACAGAGTAGAGCGCATTGGACGGGCAGGAAAGACTGGCACGTCAGTTATCCTCGTCACTCAGAGAGATGCGAAAATGGCCGGTGAATTGATTAAAATTCTGGAAAGAGCAAATCAGAGTGTTCCAGAAGATCTTGTAGTAATAGCTGAGCAATACAAGTTAAATCAACAAAAGAGGGACACAGAAACACGATCAAGAAAACCTGGACAAAGGCGCAAGAAGTTTCATTATCGTTTAAGTTGA